Genomic DNA from Verrucomicrobiota bacterium:
GTCCATGCCTTGTCCCTTAAATACCGAGTTGTAATGGCCTGCCATAGCATCCGTCACCATCTTACGGGTGCGGATCTCGATTTGGCGGACCTTTTTTAGTATTTCTCTGGGATCTTTCATTGAGAGTGGTTCACTTATTCTTTCTCTTCGTCCAAGTCTTAATCTTCCTCTCCGTTGCCACCTTGGTAATTCTCTAAATCTGACCCATAGAATCCAGTACCTTCATTTACTGAATCATTCCTGAGATTTTCTGTCATCTTAACCAAAATCCTTACAATTTTTTCGAGGATTTCTTTCTCAAAATCGGCCTGTTCCTGTGAAATTCTGTTTTCCGTTACGAGTAAGTCCAAGCACGCCGCGCACTCTGTAGCCGAACCTTGGGAACGTTGGAAAAAATTTGCTCGGTCACTTTTGGAGAATTTTCCATTTCCCTCGGCAATGTTTAGGGCCATGCTTTGGGAGGCTCGTGAAAGTTGATCTATTAAATTCCCTTTGATTTTCTTTTCAGTAATGAGTGTATACGCGGATCCATTAAATTGGAGACTCTTCTGGTAAACAATTAACTTCTCGTGGGAAAAGGCCATGGGCGCATTAGTTTAGTTAAAGACAATTTTTAGGACGAAGACGAAGATTAAGAAAAAGAGTAAGAGGACGATTTCAAATACTCAAGGGACGGGAAGCGTATCCAGGATTTGCTGGACTATATCTTCACTGGTTTTTCCTTCTGCTTCGGCTTCGTAACTAACGATCACGCGGTGACGAAGGACGTCCATCGCAATAGTCTTCACATCTTGCGGAGTTACATAACCACGGCCTTGCAGAAAGGCCCAGCCTTTGGAGGCCAGAGTGAGTGAAATGGTAGCTCTTGGACTTGCTCCAAATTGAATCAAAGAATCGGACTCAAGTTTATAATCCTTCGGGTAGCGTGTGGCGAAAACGATGTCTACGATGTAGTTTTTGATTTTGTCGTCCACATAGACTTCATTAACCACCTTCCGAGCGTTCAAAATATCTTCCAAAGAGATGACGGGCTTGACGTCTTCCATGACGGATGTGGTGGCCATGCGGTCGAGGATTGCCCGTTCTTCAGCTTTTGAAGGATAACCTACACTCAGCTTTAGCATGAAGCGGTCAACCTGCGCTTCGGGGAGTGTGTAGGTTCCTTCCTGGTCGATTGGATTCTCAGTTGCCAACACCAAAAACGGTTTTGGCAACAGGTGAGTCTCATCCCCGATGGTGACCTGGCGTTCCTGCATGGCTTCAAGTAGCGCCGATTGGACCTTTGCTGGAGCACGGTTGATTTCGTCGGCTAGTACGAGGTTGGCGAAAACCGGGCCTTTCTTTGTCTCAAAGGTGTGTTCCTTGGGATTGTAGATCAAGGTTCCGATGATGTCGGCTGGCAGTAAATCTGGGGTAAACTGAATGCGTTTGAAATTGGCGTTAATGGCGCAAGCCAATGTTCTGACGGATAACGTTTTGGCCAATCCGGGAACCCCTTCAAGCAGGACGTGACCATTAGAGATCAAGCCCAGAATAAGACGATCAACCAGGTATTGCTGGCCAATAATGACCTGCCCAATGGTTGATCTCAATGGTGCTACCCATGCTGAGGCGGCTTTGATTTTTTCGGTTAATTCAAGTACGGAATTACTCATGGATTTATGCGTGTAAAGTGATGATGGGTAACGGACACAAGACGAAGGTCAAGGTTTCGCTTTTTTCACGTGTTGAACAGGATTTATACTTATAAGAGGGGTTTAATTGGGAAACTTTGATTTGATTGAGGTGACTTACTTCACAGAATACCTTTCTATATATCCCATACATGCGTAAATTTTTCATAAGGTTAGGACTGTTTGTTGTTCTTTTTTTGGCTACGATGGCCGCGCTCTTGACGACCCCGCCGGTTCAGAAGGCAGTTTTCCTCTGGGCTGCAACGAGCCAATTGGAGAGTGTTTCGGTAGAAACAGTTAAAATAACCAGTTCCAGTTTTCGGGTAGAAGGATTGAGCCTGGGACACCAGGGCATTGATGTGTCGACTGAAAGTGCGGAGATTAAAGTCTCCTGGTTGGAACTCGTGCGTTCACGAGAGCTCTATATTGAGGAGTTAGTCGTGAAGGGGTTAGTGGCAGATTTGGTTACAGTCGCCGGAGCGACGGGAGGAGGACTTGGAATCTGGTTGGACCTGTTTAGCGAGGAGGAAACTGGACCAAAGGAACCGTGGAAAGGTATTCTTGACCTGTTGAACCCTTCGGAAAAAGTATCAGTGGGTCGGGTTCGTCTGGATGGTCGTGTCCATCTAGCCAATGATCAATCCATGGATCTCAATTTGACCCTTGATGATTTGGCGGTTGGAGAACTTGCGCGGCTCCGAATTCAAGGTGCCTTTCTTGATAACAGTGAAACAGCCATTGTGGATCGGGGAATCTACGACCTGGGTATCGAAATAGATCTGACCGGCGGGGAACAAGTTCAGTCTGTGTCAGGCACACTTGGCTTGCAAATGGAGGGCTCCGATTTAAATCCCAGTGGGCAAATTGACCTCTCTGGAAACTGGCAGATCACACGGACAACCCAAGGCGAGACAGTATCTCTGTATATAGCTGAAACAGAAAAGATTACCCCGCTGGTCGACGTCGAGCTCAACTTGAATGTCGAGACCAGCGAGGTGATTGGGCATTTGTCTTTAAATGTGAATGGATCGTTGCTGCCTGTTTCGTTGCTCGAACTTCCACCAACCATTGGAACCGCCCTTGTCACTACTGAAGGAAACGTCAGTTGGAATATAAATGCCGGGTTGGGCACATTCGACCTTCACGGTTCGGGAGTGTTGGAACAAAAACCATGGGAATACGAACTATCCGGAAATGGTCAACTCGGCCAGATTCCTGCCCTATCCGGTTTTGTTAAAACAGGATTTGCAGATGAGGCCGGTCCCGGGAAGCTAACGATGAACTTCGATGTGGATTCAGCTGGTGATGGACGTGTGGTTGTTCCTGTCGAAGTTGAACGGGGTGAACGTTTGACCAAGATGACCCTGGTAAGTGATGTGGCATCTTTTAGTTTAAATCCATTTCGTATGCGCGTGGATGGAGAGGACGTTTATATGGTTGATTTGCAATCTGTAGGCACTGCCCTGGCGGCTTGGAGTTATAGTATGCAGAAGGTGGACTCCCTTGCTGAACAAGCGTTTGTGATATCGGAATCTGCGGCACCCAGCCCTATCCCCTGGAATGGAATGACTGGAAATGCCACCATGAACCTTAATCGTCTGATTATGCCCCAAGGGGTGGTCATGGAAAACCTCAATGCGGAGTTGTTGGTTCGTTCAGACTCCATCTCCATGACTTCATTCAGTACCGGTCTCAATCAAGGATCGATAAAGGGAAAGGGAGATCTCATATTTACTGAAGGCCTTGAAACTCCTTTCACACTTCGAGCGGAGGGAACTGTAATTAACATACCTTCTGAATTGCTCGACCTCGGAAGCGGCGCTCCTGTCACCGGTACCTGGAACGGAAATATTTTGGTTCTGGGGCAGGCTCAAATTTTGGAGCTACTCATGGATTCGGTTAAAGTCTCTTTGGATATGAAGGGGGCAGCAGGAATCCTTCAACTTGCCCGGGTTAATGAAGGCGCGAATCAAACGGCTCAGCTCTTGAACCTCGGGCTTTCTTTATTCGGCGGGACCGATGGGCGCATGGGTGCGGTATCTCGAATGACCCAATATTTACAGCGGGTACCCTATGATTCGATACGTGTTGAGGTGGATCGATTCCCCAGCGGAGAAGTTGCCATCCAGGACTTTACGATTCAAGGACCAGAGCTTTTATTGACTGGCAAAGGAAGTATCGATGCGGATAGTTGGGAGACCCTCCTCCAAGGTGTGTTGACCATAAACCTCGCGATGGGGACCAAGGGAAATTTTGGTGAAAACGCCAAGGTCCTGGGGCTGACAAGTCAAAATCTCATGGGTGAGTATCAACTCTGGAAGGAGCCCATAAATATTTCCGGCACGGTGGATAACCCGGATTACTCTGCTCTCAGAGACATGATCCTCGGGGCGATCAGGTAGGAGGCAAGTCATACCGTTTCACGTATTCGCTCAAATCCCTTTGGTTGCCCCCTTGCAGTTACTTGTCAATATCCAAGATATGACCCCGTAATCTCCCGCGGGGATGCGATCAAGGACTGGTTCAATGTACCTAATCCAGCCATTCAGGATATCCTGGGTATTGATTGGCTGACCACTGATGGGAATAGTGTTTCATGGGCGGTCAATGGAGCGTTTCAGCCCAAGTGGATTGTGGACAATAACCGGCCTGAAGGATTTCCGCGAGCATGGCGGACGGTTGATGGCTCGGCGCGCCCTCCCTATTTTCAGGATATCAACATCTATTTTCAGGAGGATGGTACTGCGGGCATCGGTTTTCCGGAAGCACCCAGCGTTCAAGGTGTGACGGGCCGGGTCCAATACAAAAACGGTGAGCAGGGACATACGATCGGGAACAACCCCCGTGGTGAACTCTTTTTGGTTAAACCCTTTGAGGCCGAAACCTACTCTACAGGATTCGCAATTCCTTCCATAGTGGATAGAAACATTTGGGATAATCACAATAACCTGTTCAGCGGTAACTTGAATTTCCGTGATCAGGACTTTAGTACCAGTAACTTTACTCTTGAGCAAAGTTTCCTCGATGGAGATGGCGGTGTGGAAATTGTTTGGGACGAACAGAATTATGAGCGGCGCGCCGCCACACTGTTGTCGAATGGGCGTTTTAATGCGTTAACCATCGATCCCAATGGGTATCTCAATTACCCGGGGCCCAATCCTGATTCGAGTGCGGGACCCGCGGATTTTGCAAATCCCAATGCAGGCAGACCCGTGGCCGCCCTCACTGGCCAGTCTGGTGGTGACCGTGGAGACGAACAGCACTTCCTTACCGACCGTGAGGCCTTTCGAGCAACCGCCTATTACAACCTCGATTTTTCAGAAAGCGATGGTTTTTCAAAGTGGTTTGGCCGTCATAATTTGAGCGCCTTTTACAATGAGCAGGATATCGAGACGGTCGTGCGAAATGTGGAGGGTTATTATGTAGGCGCACCTGTTGACCAGCTTAGAAAGTGTGTTCAACCCTGCAACGCTGCGTTTGCCTGGCAGTATTTGGGGCCCTCCATGTTGGGCAGTGAAATTACAAAACCGGGAGACATCCATGTGGATCGTGGCGTGTTTCTTCCTCCCTTTGGTGGAACCTCCTATGAAGCGGCCTATTGGGATGACGCCAACAATGTTTGGGAAGTCGGCACGGTTACTGAACAGCAGGCTCTCAATAATGGAAGCCGTCAGCTGGATTCCTTTCAATCCGAAGTCTACAGCATCCAGAGTTACCTGCTTGAGGACCACTTGGTTGGCTTGGTGGGATGGCGCACCGACAGTATTCAAAATTACTCGGTGTCGGCCGGTTCATTTCCCAGAGACAACGCTGGAAACCGACCCGAACCTGCCGGTCTGGAAATGGTGAGGCAAAGCCCGCTTCCGGACGTAGACAGTTTCACCTGGAGCGTAGTGGGCCACTCACCTTGGGATATTGGTAGTGTCGGAGTGAGCGCTCATTATAGTGAATCGGAAAACTTCCAGCCCACCGGTCTCCGCCGCAATGCTTATGGCAACATAATCGGTTCACCTCAGGGCACGACCAAGGAGTATGGTGTTTCATTCGAGGCGTTTGATGGAAAACTATACATTCGTACGAACTGGTATGAGACGGTAAGTTCTTTGAATGCGGCAGCTGTGGGAGGGGCCAACAACGGTGCCCTCAACGTAATAGTGGACTCAATGAATGAGTGGCAGGATGTGGCCGATGGCATAGTCCGGGACGCGAATGATATGCCTTACAGTATTGACTTGGCATTATCACCCTTGGCGGAAGGCGGTCTTCAGGATAGCCAGCTCGATTTTTCGGGTAAGTGGAGTTCATTCGATCAACTGATCCAAACTATTCAGGGGACAATTCCGGCCGCTGTGCAGGAAAATGCAAAAGTAGGCTTGGATTCCTCGACGGGCAACTGGGCGATTCAAGGTGATTTCGGCAATCGTGTGGCGACACAGGACGTCTCGGCTGAAGGTTTTGAAATGGAGGTTGTGGCAAACCCTTCCGCAGGCTGGCGCATTGGAATTAACATTGCCCAACAGGAAACGATTACCAGTAACACGGCGGTTGCTCTTGGTGAGGTTATTAGTCAGATCAACGATAATATCAATTCGGCCGGCCTGACTAATCTGCGTGACCGCCCGGATAGTACAACGGGTTTTGTTTTCGCGTCCACCTATGGGCGCTCGGCTTTGCTCCCATTGGTAGGTGCCCGGGCCAAGGATAATACCGTAGTGCAGGAACTGGTCGAATGGCGTTGGAATATGTTTACCAACTACGAGTTCTCTGCGGATACTTTTCTGGATGGATTCGGTGTCGGTGGCGCCCTGCGTTGGCAAGACAAAGTGGCCACCGGGTATGAATTGCTCAATATCGAT
This window encodes:
- a CDS encoding four helix bundle protein, with the protein product MAFSHEKLIVYQKSLQFNGSAYTLITEKKIKGNLIDQLSRASQSMALNIAEGNGKFSKSDRANFFQRSQGSATECAACLDLLVTENRISQEQADFEKEILEKIVRILVKMTENLRNDSVNEGTGFYGSDLENYQGGNGEED
- a CDS encoding MoxR family ATPase codes for the protein MSNSVLELTEKIKAASAWVAPLRSTIGQVIIGQQYLVDRLILGLISNGHVLLEGVPGLAKTLSVRTLACAINANFKRIQFTPDLLPADIIGTLIYNPKEHTFETKKGPVFANLVLADEINRAPAKVQSALLEAMQERQVTIGDETHLLPKPFLVLATENPIDQEGTYTLPEAQVDRFMLKLSVGYPSKAEERAILDRMATTSVMEDVKPVISLEDILNARKVVNEVYVDDKIKNYIVDIVFATRYPKDYKLESDSLIQFGASPRATISLTLASKGWAFLQGRGYVTPQDVKTIAMDVLRHRVIVSYEAEAEGKTSEDIVQQILDTLPVP